A single region of the Methanothrix sp. genome encodes:
- a CDS encoding DUF3800 domain-containing protein: MDGEVIFADESGDLGLSEASIGEHPYYTVGFVHCTNPSQLRKDLKRLLKKVHDSKKYPRDITELKFYLPTTKMLQQLDYSEEEVNKYVSNLPDVRQKAIDIIKKDAKMVFAAVLDKRQAYNSWTSERLGNFVFAQTLLINVMRGVNARYPPSVVYDRGRLSPAQTEEFKDYVSNKERYLESMELKVYQGKLPCLQEMSSHIEPGIWAADIVAGAASCKYAHNDRFYVERFGSKYKERIFWQKQQNG; encoded by the coding sequence GTGGACGGGGAGGTCATTTTTGCAGATGAATCTGGAGACCTTGGTTTATCTGAAGCCTCCATAGGGGAGCACCCTTACTACACAGTAGGCTTCGTCCACTGCACCAATCCATCACAGTTACGAAAGGATTTAAAAAGGCTGCTGAAAAAGGTGCATGATAGCAAGAAATATCCACGCGATATAACAGAGCTGAAATTTTATCTTCCAACGACAAAGATGTTGCAGCAGCTCGACTACAGCGAAGAGGAAGTCAATAAATACGTGAGTAACCTTCCCGATGTACGCCAAAAAGCTATTGATATTATAAAGAAAGATGCAAAAATGGTGTTTGCAGCGGTTTTGGATAAAAGGCAGGCATACAACTCTTGGACTTCTGAACGCCTTGGAAACTTCGTGTTTGCTCAAACGCTGTTAATAAATGTAATGCGTGGTGTAAACGCACGATATCCTCCATCTGTTGTATATGACCGCGGTCGGCTCTCTCCAGCTCAAACCGAAGAGTTCAAAGATTACGTCAGCAACAAAGAGCGATACCTCGAATCGATGGAGCTTAAAGTTTATCAGGGAAAATTACCATGCCTGCAGGAGATGAGTTCACACATAGAGCCTGGTATATGGGCTGCAGATATAGTGGCAGGGGCGGCCAGTTGTAAATATGCTCATAATGACCGCTTCTACGTGGAGCGGTTTGGATCAAAATATAAAGAAAGGATATTCTGGCAAAAACAGCAGAACGGATAG
- a CDS encoding DUF166 domain-containing protein, which produces MTFLRVVFYYNGEFGERVVGNLLNYPGFCISCGEACTQCRSGKYSGAEDIVAAVEMPDPSTLGDFIDDVEPLLPRVPEADIAIVINVHPDILFGMLPRMRDAGIKGIIGCSESPKDMPLGLRMQVTRAAEELGMEAAFSKPFCAMKPDPAKPNIAAFLSRAMIGEPELEMVLRKGREGKDVIAAVSVIRSAPCGSTWFVAKRLIGVEKDDPHLHERISEAHHAYPCTASMDRDPEIGDTVLHRAGYIIRDKVEEAIRRAAPG; this is translated from the coding sequence GTGACTTTCTTGAGGGTTGTGTTCTACTACAACGGTGAGTTCGGCGAGAGGGTCGTCGGCAATCTTCTCAACTACCCCGGATTCTGCATATCATGCGGTGAGGCGTGCACGCAGTGCAGGAGCGGAAAGTACAGCGGAGCTGAGGACATCGTGGCGGCGGTTGAGATGCCCGATCCATCGACTCTTGGAGATTTCATAGACGACGTTGAGCCGCTGCTTCCCCGGGTTCCAGAGGCGGATATCGCGATCGTCATAAATGTACATCCCGACATACTCTTCGGAATGCTCCCAAGAATGAGGGATGCGGGGATCAAAGGAATAATCGGATGCTCAGAGAGCCCGAAGGATATGCCTCTGGGGCTCAGAATGCAGGTGACCAGGGCTGCGGAGGAGCTGGGTATGGAGGCCGCGTTCTCCAAGCCATTCTGTGCCATGAAACCCGATCCTGCAAAGCCGAACATAGCAGCTTTTCTCAGTAGAGCGATGATCGGCGAGCCTGAGCTGGAGATGGTGCTCCGGAAGGGGAGGGAGGGGAAGGATGTGATCGCCGCGGTCAGTGTCATCAGATCAGCCCCATGCGGATCGACGTGGTTTGTGGCCAAGCGGCTGATCGGCGTGGAGAAGGATGATCCTCACCTGCACGAGAGGATCTCAGAGGCACACCATGCATATCCATGCACTGCGAGCATGGACCGTGATCCTGAGATCGGAGATACCGTGCTGCACAGGGCAGGGTACATCATAAGGGATAAGGTCGAGGAGGCGATCAGGAGAGCCGCGCCCGGGTAA
- a CDS encoding AMP phosphorylase, which yields MILKTVFLGLDAGGKAVAVLHEQDAEQLGAMSLARITIRTDVVEQTAIVHTSTDLVQPGHIGVCKKVWAALGLEEGVDVEVNVAPFPASLLFIRNKLMGRKLVYDEILNIVEDTIGGKLSDVEIAAFVTALHCFGLDLDEATNLSRAMVKTGNMLKLDKQPVVDKHSIGGVPGDKTTLLVVPIIAACGLPIPKTSSRAITSAAGTADRAEVLMPVSLDMGEMQEVVERTDGCIVWGGSVHLAPADDIFVKVEYPLSIDPLLLPSIMSKKKSVGADLLVVDIPCGRGAKVKTIGEADLLAKDFMEIGSRMGMQVRCAVTYGEQPVGYAIGPSLEAKEALEALMNRGSASDVVEKAIAVAGMILEMAGKENGREHAAEALRSGKAEMKMREIIEAQGGDPRINPEDIALGSHQFTLQSDRSGIVLWINNALVADLARFAGCPKDSGAGILLHKKLGDIVDEGESLFTIYAERSANLQHALDKLENFRIMGIGNRIEMLIHEVKERPVTERTFALDR from the coding sequence ATGATTCTAAAAACGGTGTTTTTGGGTTTAGACGCGGGTGGGAAGGCCGTTGCAGTACTGCATGAACAAGACGCTGAGCAGCTAGGAGCTATGAGCCTGGCAAGGATCACGATCCGAACTGATGTGGTGGAGCAGACAGCGATAGTTCACACATCCACCGACCTCGTTCAGCCGGGTCACATAGGGGTATGCAAGAAAGTTTGGGCCGCCCTTGGCCTCGAGGAGGGTGTCGATGTCGAAGTAAATGTTGCGCCCTTCCCTGCCTCTCTATTATTTATCAGGAACAAGCTGATGGGACGAAAGCTGGTATATGACGAGATCCTGAATATCGTTGAGGATACGATTGGGGGAAAGCTGAGCGATGTGGAGATAGCCGCCTTCGTGACCGCGTTGCATTGCTTCGGCCTGGATCTTGACGAGGCTACAAACCTCTCGCGTGCCATGGTGAAGACCGGCAACATGCTGAAGCTGGACAAACAACCGGTTGTTGATAAGCATTCTATAGGAGGTGTGCCTGGAGACAAGACTACACTGCTTGTGGTCCCGATTATTGCAGCATGCGGGCTCCCGATACCCAAAACCTCTTCCAGGGCTATCACATCTGCAGCCGGGACTGCAGATCGAGCAGAAGTACTGATGCCCGTAAGCCTGGATATGGGAGAGATGCAGGAGGTGGTGGAGAGAACAGACGGTTGCATTGTCTGGGGAGGCTCTGTCCATCTAGCCCCTGCAGACGACATATTCGTGAAGGTAGAGTACCCTCTATCAATCGATCCGCTCCTGCTCCCCTCGATCATGAGCAAGAAAAAGTCTGTCGGTGCGGACCTCCTGGTAGTCGACATCCCTTGCGGGAGGGGCGCTAAGGTTAAGACGATCGGGGAGGCGGATCTATTGGCCAAGGATTTCATGGAGATCGGCAGCCGCATGGGAATGCAGGTACGATGTGCTGTCACATATGGCGAGCAGCCGGTGGGCTACGCTATAGGTCCCTCTTTAGAGGCAAAGGAGGCATTGGAAGCTCTTATGAACCGAGGAAGTGCTTCGGACGTGGTTGAAAAGGCAATCGCTGTCGCTGGGATGATCCTGGAGATGGCTGGAAAAGAAAACGGACGCGAGCATGCAGCAGAGGCCCTAAGATCCGGAAAGGCCGAGATGAAGATGAGGGAGATAATTGAGGCGCAAGGAGGAGACCCACGGATAAATCCTGAAGATATTGCCCTTGGCAGCCATCAGTTCACACTTCAATCCGATAGGTCTGGGATTGTGCTATGGATCAACAATGCATTGGTCGCCGATCTGGCAAGGTTTGCCGGATGTCCGAAGGACTCCGGCGCCGGAATCCTCCTTCATAAGAAGCTCGGGGATATCGTGGATGAAGGTGAATCACTGTTCACCATCTATGCAGAGAGAAGCGCCAATCTTCAACATGCCCTGGACAAGCTAGAGAATTTCAGAATCATGGGCATCGGAAATAGAATTGAGATGCTGATTCATGAGGTCAAGGAGAGGCCTGTTACGGAGAGAACCTTTGCACTAGATAGGTAA
- a CDS encoding DUF1156 domain-containing protein produces MTSYRKKLIEVALPLDVINREASREKSIRHGHPSTLHLWWARRPLAASRAVLFAQMVDDPSAWPELFLTEEDQKRERDRLFSIIRNLVRWESSNDETILTGARDEIWKSWRRACAGSNDKELYDPGRLPGFHDPFAGGGSIPLEAQRLGLRACASDLNPVAVLINKALIEIPAQLSGIGPVNPAANRRIGSDGTHGLAEDVPFYGNELLREAERRIGHLYPKIRITEEMASERDDLRDLVGEELTVIAWIWARTVRSPNPAFADIEVPLISSYVLSTRKHAYLEPVIDGREYWFRVHAGAEEMPEWAKQGTKSGGKNSGFLCIFSGIPISLEYIRSEGINGRMGARLIAIVADGPGGRVYLPAIKEHEEIARSAIPTWKPDVSISSDTRDFRTPLYGLTTFGDLFSPRQLVALTTFSDIIKETIERVHRDAREAGIPEGDVLAKGGRGARAYAEAIGVYLALALDKCADYSSTICGWHSGRDNIRNTFTRQAIPMTWDYAEANPLSGSSGSFSSMLSNVVEVLRAVRRGPEGSSLISDARSQSLSRNRIVSTDPPYHDNIGYADLSDYFYVWLRRTLRDIYPELFATLSAPKNEEMVVVPYRHRSREEAERFFLEGMSQSLRRIAEQAHPEFPVTVYYAYKQSENTGNGARTGWETFLEAVINAGFMITGTWPMRTELGNRTNAREANVLASSIVLVCRPRPAGAGVATRRELIAALRRELPHALRVMREGGIAPVDLQQAAIGPGMAVYSRYSEVVEASGERVSVGEALRLINATLDEVLAEQEGDFDADTRWALAWFEQHGFESGAFGDAETLSKAKNTSVDGMVDAGIIESKRGRVRLLKPEELPSDYDPTVDKRLTVWEMTHHLIRLLESGGETAASDLLSKLGPNADSARDLAYRLYMICDRRRRSQDAIRYNALVQSWPELIRLVKPAQRTLG; encoded by the coding sequence GTGACATCCTATCGAAAAAAGCTCATCGAGGTCGCCCTGCCTCTCGATGTCATAAACAGAGAGGCATCGCGCGAGAAATCCATCCGGCACGGACATCCGAGCACGCTCCATCTCTGGTGGGCGAGGAGGCCGCTGGCCGCATCCAGGGCTGTGCTCTTCGCCCAGATGGTCGACGATCCATCTGCCTGGCCTGAGCTCTTTCTGACAGAGGAGGATCAGAAGCGGGAGCGTGATCGTCTCTTCTCGATAATCAGGAACCTCGTGCGATGGGAGAGCTCGAACGATGAAACAATTCTCACCGGTGCGAGGGATGAGATCTGGAAATCCTGGAGGAGGGCATGCGCTGGCAGCAACGATAAGGAGCTCTACGACCCGGGCAGGCTCCCCGGGTTCCACGATCCATTCGCTGGAGGCGGCTCGATACCGCTTGAGGCTCAGCGCCTCGGGCTCAGGGCATGTGCAAGTGATCTGAACCCGGTGGCAGTTCTCATAAACAAAGCTCTCATCGAGATCCCAGCGCAGCTTTCTGGAATCGGTCCTGTGAACCCGGCAGCGAACCGCAGGATCGGTTCTGATGGTACCCACGGTCTCGCAGAGGATGTTCCCTTCTACGGGAACGAGCTCCTCAGGGAGGCGGAGCGGAGGATCGGTCATCTCTATCCGAAGATAAGGATCACAGAGGAGATGGCCTCTGAGAGGGATGATCTCAGAGATCTTGTGGGAGAAGAGCTCACCGTGATCGCGTGGATCTGGGCAAGAACGGTGAGAAGCCCGAACCCGGCGTTCGCAGATATCGAGGTGCCGCTCATATCATCCTACGTTCTCTCAACGAGGAAGCACGCATACCTCGAGCCCGTGATCGATGGGAGGGAGTACTGGTTCAGGGTGCACGCAGGCGCTGAGGAGATGCCGGAATGGGCGAAGCAGGGTACTAAATCAGGCGGGAAAAACTCAGGCTTTCTATGTATTTTCTCGGGTATCCCGATATCTCTCGAATACATACGGTCCGAAGGAATAAACGGGCGCATGGGCGCACGTCTGATTGCGATAGTTGCAGACGGCCCGGGTGGTAGAGTCTACCTCCCAGCGATAAAAGAGCATGAGGAGATCGCAAGAAGCGCTATCCCGACATGGAAGCCGGATGTATCCATCTCTAGTGATACAAGGGACTTCAGAACGCCTCTCTACGGTCTCACCACCTTCGGCGATCTCTTCTCCCCGCGCCAGCTCGTGGCGCTCACGACATTCTCTGATATCATAAAGGAGACGATCGAGAGGGTGCATCGGGACGCGAGAGAAGCGGGGATCCCCGAGGGCGATGTGCTGGCGAAAGGCGGGAGAGGCGCCAGGGCCTACGCCGAGGCGATCGGCGTCTACCTCGCACTCGCTCTGGACAAGTGCGCAGATTACTCATCGACGATATGCGGCTGGCATTCAGGCAGAGACAACATTCGCAACACCTTCACACGCCAGGCGATCCCGATGACGTGGGATTACGCCGAGGCAAATCCCCTCTCCGGATCGAGCGGATCCTTCAGCTCGATGCTCAGCAATGTCGTGGAGGTCCTGCGTGCGGTGCGGCGGGGTCCTGAGGGCTCATCTCTGATCTCCGATGCCAGATCGCAGTCGTTAAGCAGAAACAGAATCGTCTCCACAGATCCGCCGTACCACGACAACATCGGATACGCGGATCTCTCCGATTACTTCTACGTCTGGCTCAGGAGAACCCTCAGAGACATATACCCTGAGCTCTTCGCAACGCTCTCAGCCCCCAAAAATGAGGAGATGGTCGTTGTTCCCTACAGGCACAGATCCAGGGAGGAGGCTGAGCGCTTCTTCCTGGAGGGGATGTCCCAGTCCCTGAGGAGGATCGCCGAGCAGGCGCATCCTGAGTTTCCGGTGACGGTATACTACGCTTACAAGCAGTCCGAGAATACAGGGAACGGGGCGAGGACCGGCTGGGAGACGTTCCTGGAGGCCGTTATAAATGCAGGGTTCATGATCACCGGAACCTGGCCTATGAGGACAGAGCTCGGGAACAGGACGAACGCGAGGGAGGCGAACGTGCTGGCGTCGAGCATAGTCCTCGTATGCAGACCCAGGCCTGCCGGCGCAGGAGTGGCCACCCGCAGGGAGCTCATCGCGGCGCTGAGACGGGAGCTCCCCCATGCGCTCAGAGTGATGCGGGAGGGAGGCATAGCGCCTGTGGATCTGCAGCAGGCTGCCATCGGCCCTGGAATGGCGGTTTACAGCAGGTACTCTGAGGTGGTGGAGGCCTCAGGGGAGAGGGTCAGCGTCGGCGAGGCGCTGAGGCTGATCAACGCAACTCTCGACGAGGTCCTGGCGGAGCAGGAGGGTGATTTCGATGCCGATACACGCTGGGCGCTCGCGTGGTTCGAACAGCACGGCTTCGAATCCGGCGCGTTCGGGGATGCCGAGACGCTCTCGAAGGCGAAGAACACCAGCGTCGACGGCATGGTGGATGCCGGAATAATCGAGTCGAAGCGCGGCAGGGTCAGGCTGCTGAAGCCAGAGGAGCTGCCATCTGATTATGATCCTACAGTGGACAAGCGCCTCACAGTCTGGGAGATGACCCATCACCTGATCAGGCTGCTCGAATCCGGTGGCGAGACCGCAGCCTCTGATCTCCTCTCGAAGCTCGGCCCGAACGCGGACTCCGCGCGCGACCTCGCCTACAGGCTCTACATGATCTGCGACCGCAGGAGGCGCTCGCAGGATGCTATCCGCTACAACGCCCTCGTCCAGAGCTGGCCTGAGCTGATCAGGCTCGTCAAACCCGCACAGAGGACGCTGGGATGA
- a CDS encoding Swt1 family HEPN domain-containing protein — MSITNHERVGKALELLRQGLAPFVEREIKEALKSGAITMERLQSFSEEEKLADRHISQWDAAGLLKLMWETWNECFKHTLGFSERSLVSELRDWRNRWAHQHTFSSDDTYRAIDSAARLLRAVSAPHAEDLERMKLELLRLRFDEQVRNEKRKAGGSLIEAAATGGLKPWREVITPHPDVAAGRFQQAEFAADLWQVYLGEGNDEYRDPVEFFRRTYLTESLKWLLVNALKRLSGMGGEPVVQLQTSFGGGKTHSMLALYHLFSGTPPSDLPGIEEVMKAAGVSSVPKVKRVVLVGNRISPGNPSVKPDGTRICTLWGEIAWQLGGREAFERVRSDDERATNPGDVMRQLLKEHGPCLILIDEWVAYARQLHDLGDLPAGSFETQFTFAQNLTESAKLADRALLVVSLPASDASGADDTEVGGIRGREALERLRKVIGRIESPWRPATAEESFEIVRRRLFQPFTDPDQFKQRDVIARAFADLYRSQRDEFPSECAEADYERRIRAAYPIHPELFDRLYSDWSSLANFQRTRGVLRLMAAVIHCLWRDGDRNPLILPASVPIDDDRVRFELTRYLPDNWMPIIEKDVDGPDSLPRRLDSENPNLGKLHATRRVARTVYLGSAPMAAAAHRGIEDRRIKLGCVMPGEPPAIFGDALRRLAATATYLYQDGSRYWYSTQPTVTKLAEDRAEMLKRDRDSVIQELEQRLRSEVRRSEIRVHMLPRSSSDIPDDLDARLVVLPPDLPYTRDADNPAMKAAGEILERRGSAPRMYRNTLVFLAADSMRLSDLEDALRRYLAWRSILDEREELNLDPHQTRQARAQMEDAERAVAARVPETYQWLLVPEQSSPSAPVEWKQFRLTGSEDIITRAIRKLKHEGMLTEKLAPAVLRRYLDEIPLWRGDHVSVRQLVEDFSSYIYLPRLRSPEVLAEAVAEGISLISWETETFALADGYENGRYQGLRYCQAVRITPESSCILVRNEAAIRQITGDAQAAAASASSSIGASAYEAGRTVVRTRGDVPTETQTIKKPPRRFYAAVDLDPERVGRDAARIAEEVIVHLLNGSDVQVTLEIQARSAEGFPENVVRIVSENSRALQFRNHGFEPE, encoded by the coding sequence ATGTCCATCACAAACCATGAGCGTGTCGGCAAGGCGCTTGAGCTTCTGCGCCAGGGGCTTGCGCCTTTCGTTGAGCGTGAGATCAAGGAGGCCCTCAAGTCAGGCGCCATAACCATGGAGCGCCTCCAGAGCTTCTCTGAGGAGGAGAAGCTCGCCGACAGACACATCTCCCAGTGGGACGCGGCAGGTCTTCTCAAGCTGATGTGGGAGACCTGGAACGAGTGCTTCAAGCACACCCTCGGATTCTCTGAGAGAAGCCTGGTCTCAGAGCTGCGCGACTGGAGGAACAGATGGGCGCATCAGCACACATTCTCCAGCGACGACACATACAGGGCTATCGATTCTGCAGCGCGACTCCTGCGAGCTGTATCTGCTCCCCATGCAGAGGATCTGGAGCGCATGAAGCTGGAGCTCCTGCGCCTGAGATTCGATGAGCAGGTCAGGAACGAGAAGCGAAAGGCAGGGGGCTCTCTCATAGAAGCAGCTGCCACCGGAGGCCTTAAGCCCTGGCGCGAGGTCATCACACCACATCCTGACGTCGCAGCGGGCAGGTTCCAGCAGGCCGAGTTCGCAGCCGACCTATGGCAGGTCTATCTCGGCGAGGGGAACGATGAGTACAGGGATCCGGTCGAGTTCTTCAGGCGGACTTACCTCACAGAGAGCCTTAAGTGGCTCCTGGTCAACGCCCTGAAGCGCCTGAGCGGCATGGGCGGTGAGCCTGTGGTCCAGCTCCAGACGAGCTTTGGTGGTGGCAAGACACACTCGATGCTCGCTCTCTATCACCTCTTCTCAGGCACCCCTCCATCAGATCTCCCCGGCATAGAGGAGGTCATGAAGGCTGCTGGAGTGAGCTCTGTGCCGAAGGTGAAGCGGGTTGTGCTCGTCGGAAACCGGATCTCTCCAGGGAATCCATCGGTCAAGCCAGACGGCACGCGCATCTGCACCCTGTGGGGGGAGATCGCATGGCAGCTCGGAGGCCGCGAGGCGTTCGAGCGCGTCCGGAGCGATGACGAGCGCGCGACTAATCCCGGAGACGTCATGAGACAGCTCCTAAAAGAGCATGGTCCCTGCCTCATCCTGATAGACGAGTGGGTCGCATACGCCAGACAGCTCCACGATCTCGGTGATCTGCCCGCGGGCAGCTTCGAGACCCAGTTCACATTCGCTCAGAACCTGACAGAGTCCGCAAAGCTCGCGGATCGCGCGCTCCTAGTCGTGTCGCTCCCCGCATCGGATGCGTCCGGTGCTGACGACACAGAGGTCGGCGGGATCAGGGGGCGTGAGGCCCTTGAACGTCTGAGAAAGGTGATCGGCAGGATTGAATCGCCTTGGCGGCCAGCAACCGCAGAGGAGAGCTTTGAGATCGTCAGGCGGAGGCTTTTCCAGCCGTTCACGGATCCAGACCAGTTCAAGCAGAGGGATGTCATCGCCAGGGCATTTGCAGATCTCTACCGCAGCCAGCGGGATGAGTTCCCATCAGAATGCGCAGAGGCAGATTACGAGCGGAGGATCAGGGCTGCCTACCCGATACATCCGGAGCTCTTCGATCGGCTCTACTCCGACTGGTCATCTCTTGCGAACTTCCAGAGGACCAGAGGTGTTCTCAGGCTGATGGCGGCTGTGATCCACTGCCTCTGGAGGGACGGCGACAGGAACCCTCTGATTCTCCCCGCGTCTGTGCCAATAGACGATGACAGGGTGAGGTTCGAGCTAACCCGCTACCTCCCTGACAACTGGATGCCCATAATCGAGAAGGACGTCGACGGCCCGGACTCTCTTCCAAGAAGGCTCGACTCCGAGAACCCGAACCTCGGCAAGCTGCATGCCACCAGACGTGTCGCCCGCACGGTCTATCTCGGCTCTGCGCCTATGGCAGCAGCAGCGCATCGGGGCATCGAGGATCGCAGGATCAAGCTCGGCTGCGTGATGCCTGGCGAGCCTCCCGCGATATTCGGTGATGCCCTCAGGCGGCTCGCGGCCACGGCTACATACCTCTACCAGGATGGATCACGCTACTGGTACTCAACCCAGCCAACTGTAACAAAGCTTGCCGAGGACAGGGCCGAGATGCTGAAGCGCGATCGTGACAGTGTGATTCAGGAGCTAGAGCAGAGGCTCCGGTCGGAGGTTAGGAGGAGTGAGATACGCGTTCACATGCTGCCGCGCTCTAGCTCGGATATCCCCGATGATCTTGATGCAAGGCTGGTTGTTCTTCCCCCTGATCTGCCATACACCAGGGACGCGGATAATCCTGCGATGAAGGCTGCGGGAGAGATCCTGGAGAGACGGGGGAGCGCGCCGCGCATGTATCGCAACACCCTCGTGTTTCTCGCAGCTGACAGCATGCGCCTCAGCGATCTCGAGGATGCTCTCAGAAGATACCTAGCGTGGAGATCCATTCTCGATGAGAGGGAGGAGCTGAACCTCGATCCGCATCAGACAAGACAGGCAAGGGCGCAGATGGAGGATGCAGAGAGAGCTGTAGCTGCGCGCGTTCCTGAGACATATCAGTGGCTCCTCGTACCGGAGCAGAGCAGCCCATCTGCGCCTGTGGAGTGGAAGCAGTTCCGGCTCACAGGAAGCGAGGATATAATCACAAGAGCGATCAGGAAGCTCAAGCATGAGGGGATGCTCACAGAAAAGCTCGCACCAGCAGTGCTGCGCAGGTACCTCGACGAGATCCCTCTGTGGAGGGGTGATCACGTATCCGTGAGGCAGCTCGTCGAGGACTTCTCGAGCTACATCTACCTCCCCCGCCTTCGCTCTCCTGAGGTGCTTGCCGAGGCAGTCGCTGAGGGGATCTCGCTTATCTCCTGGGAGACCGAGACTTTCGCACTCGCTGATGGCTACGAGAACGGCCGCTACCAGGGCCTCAGGTACTGCCAGGCGGTGAGGATCACGCCAGAGAGCAGCTGCATTCTCGTCAGAAATGAGGCTGCGATCCGTCAGATCACAGGCGATGCCCAGGCCGCCGCAGCATCTGCGTCATCAAGTATTGGAGCATCTGCGTATGAGGCGGGCAGAACTGTTGTGAGGACCAGAGGGGATGTGCCCACAGAGACCCAAACCATCAAAAAACCTCCGCGCCGCTTCTACGCGGCTGTGGATCTGGACCCGGAGCGCGTGGGCCGCGACGCAGCCCGCATCGCAGAGGAGGTGATTGTGCACCTCCTGAATGGATCTGATGTGCAGGTGACGCTTGAGATCCAGGCCAGATCCGCAGAGGGCTTCCCGGAGAACGTCGTGCGGATCGTGAGCGAGAACAGCAGAGCCCTGCAGTTCAGGAACCACGGCTTCGAGCCTGAGTAG